One genomic region from Cellulomonas fengjieae encodes:
- a CDS encoding ABC transporter permease subunit has translation MSTAVATEPRRRATPQNDYKLSFGHLLRGEWIKFWSVRSTTWTLSIFLVATVGLVCLISLAFINVPSPEEGGPPEGTAGNPLDPLSIAVTLAQLALAVLGALTITSEYSTGMIRSSLTAVPKRLPMLWAKGIILVVSVFAVALVAVALSVGLQWLFFDSEGFSIDVTDPEMVRPLVGTAVYLATIALFSYALGALLRHSAAALATVLGLLLVAPILFGAIPWEPLQLANPFLPGVAGQQFTQTNEQLEATAAFSDVGVDLSAWQGYGVLILWVVLVLGAAAVLLKKRDA, from the coding sequence ATGAGCACCGCCGTCGCCACCGAGCCGCGCCGCCGCGCCACCCCGCAGAACGACTACAAGCTCAGCTTCGGCCACCTGCTGCGCGGGGAGTGGATCAAGTTCTGGTCGGTCCGTTCGACCACGTGGACGCTGTCGATCTTCCTGGTCGCCACGGTCGGGCTGGTCTGCCTGATCAGCCTGGCCTTCATCAACGTGCCGAGCCCGGAGGAGGGCGGGCCGCCGGAAGGCACGGCGGGCAACCCGCTCGACCCGCTGAGCATCGCCGTGACCCTCGCCCAGCTCGCGCTGGCCGTGCTGGGCGCGCTCACGATCACCAGCGAGTACAGCACCGGCATGATCCGGTCCAGCCTCACCGCGGTGCCCAAGCGCCTGCCGATGCTGTGGGCCAAGGGGATCATCCTCGTGGTCTCCGTGTTCGCCGTCGCGCTGGTCGCCGTGGCCCTGTCCGTCGGCCTGCAGTGGCTGTTCTTCGACAGCGAGGGCTTCTCGATCGACGTGACCGACCCGGAGATGGTGCGACCGCTGGTGGGCACCGCGGTGTACCTCGCGACGATCGCCCTGTTCTCCTACGCCCTGGGCGCGCTGCTGCGTCACTCGGCGGCGGCGCTGGCCACGGTCCTCGGTCTCCTGCTGGTGGCGCCGATCCTGTTCGGGGCGATCCCGTGGGAGCCGCTCCAGCTGGCCAACCCGTTCCTGCCCGGCGTCGCGGGCCAGCAGTTCACGCAGACCAACGAGCAGCTGGAGGCGACCGCGGCCTTCAGCGACGTCGGTGTGGACCTGTCCGCCTGGCAGGGGTACGGGGTGCTGATCCTGTGGGTCGTGCTCGTCCTGGGCGCAGCCGCCGTCCTGCTCAAGAAGCGCGACGCCTGA
- a CDS encoding Ppx/GppA phosphatase family protein: MTRVAAIDCGTNSIRLLVADVDPDAGTLVDLDRRMEVVRLGQGVDRTGRIAPEALVRTLDAARRYNDICTGLGVEAIRFVATSASRDAENRADFVSGVHDALGVEPEVVAGHEEAELSFRGATGVLGARHPGPFLVVDLGGGSTELVLGTTAPEAAFSMDIGCVRMTERHLRSDPPTAVEIAAAHADVAAALDTASAVVPLGKTVTLVGLAGTVTTVTAHGLGLPAYDPAAIDGSVLPVDVVLAACDDLLTRTREDRAALGFMHPGRVDVVGAGALVWADVIRRVRDDVAAAGGRLTEVVTSEHDILDGIAWSIATR; the protein is encoded by the coding sequence GTGACTCGTGTGGCTGCCATCGACTGCGGGACCAACTCGATCCGACTCCTCGTCGCGGACGTGGATCCCGACGCCGGGACCCTGGTGGACCTGGACCGGCGGATGGAGGTCGTCCGCCTGGGCCAAGGCGTCGACCGGACCGGCCGCATCGCCCCGGAGGCGCTGGTGCGCACGCTCGACGCCGCCCGCCGGTACAACGACATCTGCACGGGCCTCGGGGTCGAGGCGATCCGGTTCGTCGCCACGTCGGCGTCGCGTGACGCGGAGAACCGCGCCGACTTCGTGTCCGGCGTGCACGACGCGCTCGGCGTCGAGCCCGAGGTCGTCGCCGGGCACGAGGAGGCCGAGCTGTCTTTCCGCGGCGCGACGGGCGTGCTCGGCGCCCGGCACCCGGGACCGTTCCTCGTCGTGGACCTGGGTGGCGGCTCCACCGAGCTGGTGCTCGGCACGACGGCTCCGGAGGCCGCGTTCTCCATGGACATCGGCTGCGTGCGGATGACCGAGCGCCACCTGCGCAGCGACCCGCCGACCGCCGTCGAGATCGCCGCCGCGCACGCCGACGTCGCCGCCGCGCTCGACACCGCATCGGCCGTCGTGCCGCTGGGCAAGACCGTGACCCTCGTCGGCCTGGCCGGGACGGTCACGACGGTGACCGCGCACGGTCTCGGGCTGCCGGCCTACGACCCCGCCGCCATCGACGGCTCGGTGCTGCCGGTCGACGTGGTGCTCGCCGCGTGCGACGACCTGCTGACCCGCACGCGCGAGGACCGTGCCGCGCTGGGCTTCATGCACCCCGGCCGCGTCGACGTCGTCGGCGCCGGGGCCCTGGTCTGGGCGGACGTCATCCGGCGGGTGCGCGACGACGTCGCCGCCGCCGGCGGTCGGCTGACCGAGGTGGTCACCTCGGAGCACGACATCCTCGACGGCATCGCCTGGAGCATCGCCACCCGCTGA
- a CDS encoding FtsB family cell division protein, which yields MRVPRLFTVRALVFSCVLLLAFVLVYPTLRSYLQHRAEVDELRVQVEAARQRNADLADDVLRWEDEAFVRAQARERLSFVMPGEKAFRVVDPEIVPDTAPTAPGPASALDAGSMLPWYATVWESVEEAGKAPAPGDNGTTEPPTPPAGG from the coding sequence GTGCGGGTGCCGCGGCTGTTCACCGTGCGTGCGCTGGTGTTCTCCTGCGTGCTGCTCCTGGCGTTCGTGCTGGTGTACCCGACGTTGCGGTCGTACCTGCAGCACCGCGCCGAGGTGGACGAGCTGCGGGTGCAGGTGGAGGCCGCGCGGCAGCGCAACGCCGACCTGGCCGACGACGTGCTGCGCTGGGAGGACGAGGCGTTCGTGCGGGCGCAGGCGCGTGAGCGGCTCTCGTTCGTGATGCCGGGGGAGAAGGCGTTCCGGGTGGTCGACCCGGAGATCGTGCCCGACACGGCGCCCACCGCCCCGGGCCCGGCCTCCGCGCTCGACGCCGGTTCGATGCTGCCCTGGTACGCGACGGTCTGGGAGTCGGTGGAGGAGGCGGGTAAGGCCCCGGCGCCGGGCGACAATGGGACGACTGAGCCGCCCACGCCGCCCGCGGGTGGCTGA
- a CDS encoding DUF501 domain-containing protein — MSPSFDAVSEQDIAVLAEQLGRPPRGVVGIAARCVCGRPLVVRTAPRLDDGTPFPTTYYLTCPPAVAAVSTLEAGGLMKELTARLAEDEELAAAYRRAHEAYLADREALGHVEEIAGISAGGMPTRVKCLHVLVGHALAAGPGVNPIGDEALALIRDEWRPDRCTC; from the coding sequence GTGTCTCCCTCTTTCGATGCCGTGTCCGAGCAGGACATCGCCGTGCTGGCCGAGCAGCTGGGCCGCCCCCCGCGAGGCGTCGTCGGGATCGCCGCGCGCTGCGTCTGCGGGCGACCGCTCGTCGTGCGCACCGCCCCGCGCCTGGACGACGGCACCCCGTTCCCCACCACGTACTACCTGACGTGCCCGCCCGCGGTGGCCGCGGTGAGCACGCTCGAGGCCGGTGGCCTGATGAAGGAGCTGACGGCGCGGCTTGCCGAGGACGAGGAGCTCGCCGCCGCCTACCGCCGCGCGCACGAGGCCTACCTGGCGGACCGAGAGGCCCTCGGGCACGTCGAGGAGATCGCGGGCATCTCCGCCGGGGGCATGCCGACGCGCGTCAAGTGCCTGCACGTCCTGGTCGGCCACGCCCTCGCGGCGGGCCCGGGCGTCAACCCGATCGGCGACGAGGCCCTGGCCCTCATCCGCGACGAGTGGCGCCCGGACCGCTGCACCTGCTGA
- a CDS encoding NAD(P)/FAD-dependent oxidoreductase: MPASDVATTTTAAPAPTRSGKPRKVPRVVILGGGTVGLYTARRLRKRLGRREAAIVVVDPRPYMTYAPFLPEAAAGSIDPRNVVAPHRRALKGVDVLQGKVSEINHAGRTVQITPEEGDPYWITYDHLVVGLGSVARTLPIPGLAEQGIGFKNVEEAIAVRNHVLNRIDVASSTWDPELRKRMLTFVFVGGGFAGIEALAEVEDMARASVKYYKAIEQDELRFVLVEGSPRILPEVSEELGGYTLEQLRKRQIEIHLSTFLNSCVDGHVVLSNKMEFDAETIVWTAGVKANPVLQNSDLPLDKMGRVTCNARLQVIDADGVPVPDAYAAGDCAAVPDLYNPGQFCPPNAQHALREGNHLGDNLSRVLRSAELTEYKHKNIGAVASLGMYKGVAQMFGRIKVRGFLAWVLHRTYHVAAMPTWNRKIRIAVGWTGALLLRREVVALGTLHDPRAEFRAASVPAKPRAVEPGEADPALPSQKAQPGSPAEKRAEGAKSA; the protein is encoded by the coding sequence ATGCCTGCGTCCGATGTCGCCACGACGACCACTGCGGCCCCTGCACCGACCCGGTCGGGTAAGCCCCGCAAGGTTCCGCGCGTGGTGATTCTGGGCGGCGGCACGGTGGGGCTCTACACGGCCCGTCGGCTGCGCAAGCGTCTCGGCCGGCGCGAGGCCGCGATCGTGGTCGTCGACCCGCGCCCGTACATGACGTACGCCCCCTTCCTCCCCGAGGCCGCGGCCGGGTCCATCGACCCCCGCAACGTCGTCGCCCCGCACCGCCGGGCCCTCAAGGGCGTCGACGTGCTGCAGGGCAAGGTCAGCGAGATCAACCACGCCGGCCGCACGGTGCAGATCACCCCCGAGGAGGGGGACCCGTACTGGATCACCTACGACCACCTGGTGGTCGGCCTCGGCTCGGTGGCCCGGACGCTGCCGATCCCCGGCCTGGCGGAGCAGGGCATCGGCTTCAAGAACGTCGAGGAGGCCATCGCCGTCCGCAACCACGTGCTCAACCGGATCGACGTCGCGTCGAGCACCTGGGACCCGGAGCTGCGCAAGCGCATGCTCACGTTCGTCTTCGTCGGCGGCGGCTTCGCCGGGATCGAGGCGCTCGCCGAGGTCGAGGACATGGCGCGGGCCTCGGTCAAGTACTACAAGGCGATCGAGCAGGACGAGCTGCGCTTCGTCCTGGTCGAGGGCTCGCCCCGGATCCTCCCCGAGGTCAGCGAGGAGCTCGGCGGGTACACGCTCGAGCAGCTGCGCAAGCGGCAGATCGAGATCCACCTGTCCACGTTCCTCAACAGCTGCGTCGACGGCCACGTGGTGCTGTCGAACAAGATGGAGTTCGACGCCGAGACCATCGTGTGGACCGCCGGCGTCAAGGCCAACCCGGTCCTGCAGAACTCGGACCTGCCGCTGGACAAGATGGGTCGCGTCACCTGCAACGCGCGCCTGCAGGTGATCGACGCCGACGGCGTCCCCGTGCCCGACGCGTACGCCGCCGGTGACTGCGCCGCGGTGCCGGACCTGTACAACCCGGGTCAGTTCTGCCCCCCGAACGCCCAGCACGCGCTGCGCGAGGGCAACCACCTCGGCGACAACCTCAGCCGCGTCCTGCGCTCGGCCGAGCTCACGGAGTACAAGCACAAGAACATCGGCGCGGTCGCCTCCCTCGGCATGTACAAGGGCGTCGCGCAGATGTTCGGGCGCATCAAGGTGCGTGGGTTCCTGGCCTGGGTGCTGCACCGCACGTACCACGTGGCCGCCATGCCGACCTGGAACCGCAAGATCCGCATCGCCGTCGGCTGGACCGGGGCGCTGCTGCTGCGCCGCGAGGTGGTCGCGCTCGGCACCCTGCACGACCCGCGGGCCGAGTTCCGTGCCGCGTCCGTGCCGGCCAAGCCCCGTGCGGTCGAGCCGGGCGAGGCCGACCCCGCGCTTCCCTCGCAGAAGGCCCAGCCGGGCTCGCCCGCCGAGAAGCGCGCCGAGGGCGCGAAGAGCGCCTGA
- a CDS encoding family 43 glycosylhydrolase, giving the protein MSPASTHTGRPRRFAALGAITALVAAATLAALAPPARAAAPPLVSAQSGRCLDVNGNDSTPGAGVQIWDCNGVAGQGWTLTSAGEMRTFDGTRCLDALNWGTTAGTALISWSCTGGANQRFAWGSNGSLVHQQSRLCVDVDGSRTANGTPVHLWTCNGRENQRWSATGSPAPGAYPGPGNVTGATWAHDPTVVKRPDGSYLVATTGRGIPLKTSSDRTAWTDAGAAFPNGTPWTSAHTTGDLWAPDLSYRNGQYYLYYSASTFGSTTSGIYLATSTSGNAGTWTNRGLVVSTTASSSYNAIDPDLVVDQQGRWFLSFGSFWSGLKLIAIDPATGLRSGTAITSIASRSGGIEAPDIHYRDGYYYLFVSFDACCRGAQSTYRIAVGRSSSVTGPYVDRNGTAMTSGGGTQILAGHGSIHGPGHSATLTDSDGTVLFYHYYTDAGDARLGINRLAWDSSGWPYVS; this is encoded by the coding sequence ATGAGCCCAGCCAGCACCCACACCGGTCGGCCCCGGCGGTTCGCCGCCCTCGGGGCGATCACCGCCCTGGTCGCCGCCGCCACCCTCGCCGCCCTGGCCCCACCCGCTCGAGCCGCCGCGCCGCCGCTCGTCTCCGCGCAGTCCGGCCGGTGCCTCGACGTCAACGGCAACGACTCGACGCCCGGCGCCGGCGTGCAGATCTGGGACTGCAACGGCGTCGCCGGCCAGGGCTGGACCCTGACGTCCGCCGGTGAGATGCGCACCTTCGACGGCACCCGCTGCCTCGACGCGCTGAACTGGGGCACCACCGCCGGCACCGCGCTCATCTCGTGGAGCTGCACCGGCGGCGCCAACCAGCGCTTCGCGTGGGGGTCGAACGGCTCGCTCGTCCACCAGCAGTCGAGGCTCTGCGTCGACGTCGACGGGTCGCGCACCGCCAACGGCACGCCCGTGCACCTGTGGACCTGCAACGGCCGCGAGAACCAGCGCTGGTCCGCCACCGGCAGCCCCGCCCCCGGTGCGTACCCCGGCCCCGGGAACGTCACCGGCGCCACCTGGGCCCACGACCCGACCGTCGTCAAGCGGCCCGACGGCTCGTACCTCGTCGCGACGACCGGCCGCGGCATCCCGCTCAAGACGTCCTCGGACCGCACGGCCTGGACCGACGCCGGGGCCGCCTTCCCGAACGGCACGCCGTGGACCTCGGCCCACACCACCGGGGACCTATGGGCGCCCGACCTGTCGTACCGCAACGGCCAGTACTACCTGTACTACTCGGCGTCCACGTTCGGCAGCACGACCTCCGGCATCTACCTGGCCACGAGCACCAGCGGCAACGCCGGCACCTGGACCAACCGTGGCCTCGTCGTCAGCACCACCGCGTCGAGCAGCTACAACGCGATCGACCCCGACCTGGTCGTCGACCAGCAGGGACGCTGGTTCCTGAGCTTCGGGTCGTTCTGGTCGGGGCTCAAGCTCATCGCGATCGACCCCGCGACCGGGCTCCGGTCCGGGACGGCGATCACGTCGATCGCCTCACGCAGCGGGGGCATCGAAGCGCCGGACATCCACTACCGCGACGGCTACTACTACCTGTTCGTCTCGTTCGACGCCTGCTGCAGGGGCGCACAGAGCACGTACCGCATCGCGGTCGGGCGCTCGTCCTCCGTCACCGGTCCGTACGTGGACCGCAACGGCACCGCGATGACCAGCGGCGGCGGCACGCAGATCCTCGCCGGCCACGGCTCGATCCACGGGCCGGGCCACTCCGCGACCCTGACGGACTCCGACGGGACCGTCCTCTTCTACCACTACTACACCGACGCGGGCGATGCGCGGCTCGGCATCAACCGGCTGGCCTGGGACTCGTCCGGCTGGCCGTACGTGAGCTGA
- a CDS encoding VOC family protein: MPDDELDDGAYLADPAGVLPSLSFLQVPEGKVSKNRVHLDVQVSSSGRRHRVSASTR, encoded by the coding sequence GTGCCCGACGACGAGCTCGACGACGGCGCCTACCTGGCCGACCCCGCCGGCGTGCTCCCGTCGCTCTCGTTCCTCCAGGTCCCCGAGGGCAAGGTGAGCAAGAACCGCGTGCACCTCGACGTGCAGGTGTCGTCAAGCGGCCGCAGGCACCGAGTTTCTGCTTCCACCCGGTGA
- a CDS encoding PadR family transcriptional regulator — MDTTQLLKGVLDLAVLAVVSDEDGYGYDVVRRLRAAGIEEVGDASVYGTLRRLYSSGALTSYVVPSDEGPHRKYYGINAQGRAMLEAQRKDWQEFAGTMGRLLKTEVVR, encoded by the coding sequence ATGGACACCACACAGCTGCTCAAGGGTGTGCTCGACCTGGCAGTGCTCGCCGTGGTCTCCGACGAGGACGGCTACGGCTACGACGTCGTCCGCCGGCTGCGCGCCGCGGGCATCGAGGAGGTCGGGGACGCCTCGGTGTACGGCACGCTGCGGCGCCTGTACTCGTCGGGAGCCCTGACGTCCTACGTGGTGCCCAGCGACGAGGGACCGCACCGCAAGTACTACGGCATCAACGCGCAGGGCCGGGCGATGCTCGAGGCCCAGCGCAAGGACTGGCAGGAGTTCGCAGGCACGATGGGCCGCCTGCTCAAGACGGAGGTCGTGCGATGA
- a CDS encoding siderophore-interacting protein: protein MTDAPARPRPAPFVAEVVRTERIAATMVRVAVGGPGLAGFEPSPHADSYVKVLFLPAGTDRPRREDGRLDLDAVRATLPPDAQPRQRSYTVRAWDPDSRELTLDFVVHGDEGIAGPWSASAQPGDEVLLVGPGGAWSPDPDAASYLFAGDASALPAIAVALERLPSDAVGHAVIEVHGAEDEIPLASPDGVQVLWVHQGVGVAGLALVDTVVALPDLPAPVSAFVHGEAGVVRELRRHLRVDRGITRDRLSVSGYWRLGADDEGWRATKREWLAGIEQTEAAEGLD from the coding sequence ATGACCGACGCACCGGCCCGGCCCCGCCCCGCACCGTTCGTGGCGGAGGTCGTCCGGACCGAACGCATCGCCGCGACGATGGTGCGCGTGGCGGTCGGCGGCCCAGGGCTGGCGGGGTTCGAGCCGTCCCCGCACGCCGACTCCTACGTCAAGGTGCTGTTCCTGCCCGCCGGCACGGACCGTCCCCGGCGGGAGGACGGTCGGCTCGACCTCGACGCGGTGCGCGCCACCCTGCCGCCGGACGCCCAGCCCCGCCAGCGCTCGTACACGGTCCGCGCATGGGACCCGGACTCGCGTGAGCTCACGCTCGACTTCGTGGTGCACGGCGACGAGGGCATCGCGGGACCGTGGTCGGCGAGCGCGCAGCCCGGCGACGAGGTCCTCCTGGTGGGGCCCGGCGGCGCCTGGTCACCCGACCCGGACGCGGCGTCGTACCTGTTCGCGGGCGACGCCAGCGCGCTGCCCGCGATCGCGGTCGCCCTCGAGCGGCTGCCGTCCGACGCGGTCGGGCACGCGGTGATCGAGGTGCACGGAGCCGAGGACGAGATCCCGCTGGCCTCCCCCGACGGCGTACAGGTCCTGTGGGTGCACCAGGGTGTCGGGGTCGCCGGTCTCGCCCTCGTCGACACCGTGGTCGCCCTCCCCGACCTGCCGGCGCCCGTCAGCGCGTTCGTGCACGGTGAGGCGGGCGTCGTCCGCGAGCTGCGCCGGCACCTGCGCGTGGACCGCGGGATCACCCGGGACCGGCTGTCGGTGTCGGGCTACTGGCGCCTCGGCGCCGACGACGAGGGCTGGCGCGCCACCAAGCGCGAGTGGCTGGCCGGGATCGAGCAGACCGAGGCGGCGGAAGGGCTGGACTGA
- a CDS encoding efflux RND transporter permease subunit, whose amino-acid sequence MSRLARLSLANRSVVALLTLAIAVFGWISLGSLKQELIPSLQIPTAVVVAVDPGSSPQLVEQQITVPVEQAVRAVEGVEGVTSSSATGVSTTTVELEYGGDLDASAQALQQAVDRVRSSLPSGVEPSVFTGSIDDFPVVQLAISGGTGMDDAALAALVQDTVVPRFEQIDGVRDVTVTGIADDAVTVALDLPALAAAGLSPADVATILQDNGVVLPTGTVDDGDTTLSVQVGSELASIEDLESLPLVGAEPVTLGDVADVTVAPVGATSYSRLDGEPALAVGLTKTPDGNTVDVSHAAQEAVADLEASLGDDVQVAVVFDQAPFIEESIHGLATEGALGLVFAVLVILLFLGSVRSTLVSAISIPLSLLVTFVGLQVGGYSLNILTLGALTIAIGRVVDDSIVVIENIKRHLSYGEAKSTAILTAVREVAGAITASTVTTVAVFLPIALVGGMVGELFRPFAVTVAVAMTASLFVALTIVPVLAYWFIKAAPSTEGSTEGSTDGSTGREDAEQRERAGLLQRSYLATLTTALRRPVLTLGAAVLVFVGTLALVPRLETNFLGDAGQDTLTVTETFAPGTSLAAQDAAAQQVEEALMGVEGVTTVQTTVGSSGGIESVLGGSGTPRASFALTLDGDVDPEVVQEDVRAAARDLGQTAGEVTVAGAGAAFGSSTVDVIVRSDDPDQLGELAQRVQEMVEEVDGVSDVTNNLAAAQPTVQVVVDRAAAAAAGLTETQVAGTVAALMSPQPIGTVDLGDGPLDVTIEGIPGPTTLDDLRAVVLPTATGMVPLTQVASIDEVDVPTSVTRVDGDRSATVSATPTGQDLGAVTTALQAQIDELDVPAGASVAIGGIATEQEDAFADLGLALLIAIAIVYLVMVATFRSLLQPVILLVSVPFAATGALLALLLTGTPLGVPALIGVLMLIGIVVTNAIVLIDLVNQYRAAGRPLAEAVLEGARKRLRPILMTAAATIFALTPMAFGLTGGGVFISKPLAIVVIGGLVSSTLLTLVLVPVLYTLAEKAKERGARRRDARRA is encoded by the coding sequence ATGTCTCGCCTCGCACGCCTCTCGCTGGCCAACCGCTCCGTGGTCGCGCTGCTGACCCTCGCGATCGCGGTCTTCGGCTGGATCAGCCTCGGGTCGCTCAAGCAGGAGCTCATCCCCTCGCTGCAGATCCCGACGGCCGTCGTGGTCGCGGTGGACCCCGGCTCCTCGCCGCAGCTGGTCGAGCAGCAGATCACCGTGCCCGTCGAGCAGGCCGTGCGCGCCGTCGAGGGCGTCGAGGGCGTCACCTCGTCGTCGGCCACGGGCGTGTCGACGACGACGGTCGAGCTCGAGTACGGGGGCGACCTCGACGCGTCCGCGCAGGCGCTGCAGCAGGCGGTCGACCGCGTCCGCAGCTCGCTGCCGAGCGGCGTCGAGCCGTCCGTCTTCACCGGCTCGATCGACGACTTCCCCGTGGTGCAGCTCGCGATCTCCGGTGGGACCGGCATGGACGACGCGGCGCTGGCCGCCCTCGTGCAGGACACCGTCGTGCCGCGCTTCGAGCAGATCGACGGCGTCCGGGACGTGACGGTGACCGGGATCGCCGACGATGCCGTGACCGTCGCCCTGGACCTTCCGGCGCTCGCGGCCGCGGGGCTCTCGCCCGCCGACGTCGCGACGATCCTGCAGGACAACGGCGTGGTCCTGCCGACGGGCACCGTCGACGACGGCGACACGACGCTGTCGGTGCAGGTGGGCAGCGAGCTGGCGTCGATCGAGGACCTCGAGTCGCTGCCGCTGGTGGGCGCGGAACCGGTGACGCTGGGCGACGTCGCGGACGTCACCGTCGCGCCGGTGGGCGCCACGTCGTACTCCCGCCTGGACGGCGAGCCCGCGCTGGCGGTCGGGCTCACCAAGACCCCCGACGGCAACACCGTGGACGTCTCGCACGCCGCGCAGGAGGCGGTCGCGGACCTCGAGGCGTCGCTGGGTGACGACGTGCAGGTCGCGGTCGTGTTCGACCAGGCGCCGTTCATCGAGGAGTCCATCCACGGGCTGGCCACCGAGGGCGCCCTCGGCCTCGTGTTCGCGGTGCTCGTGATCCTGCTGTTCCTCGGCTCGGTCCGCTCGACGCTCGTGTCCGCCATCTCGATCCCGCTGTCGCTGCTGGTGACGTTCGTCGGCCTGCAGGTGGGCGGCTACTCGCTGAACATCCTCACGCTCGGCGCGCTGACCATCGCGATCGGCCGCGTGGTCGACGACTCGATCGTCGTGATCGAGAACATCAAGCGGCACCTGTCCTACGGCGAGGCGAAGTCCACGGCGATCCTCACCGCGGTCCGCGAGGTCGCCGGGGCGATCACCGCGTCCACGGTGACGACCGTGGCCGTGTTCCTGCCCATTGCGCTGGTCGGCGGCATGGTGGGCGAGCTGTTCCGGCCGTTTGCCGTCACGGTCGCCGTCGCGATGACCGCGTCGCTGTTCGTGGCGCTGACGATCGTGCCGGTGCTGGCGTACTGGTTCATCAAGGCCGCACCCTCCACGGAAGGATCCACGGAAGGATCCACGGACGGGTCCACGGGCCGCGAGGACGCCGAGCAGCGCGAGCGCGCCGGCCTCCTGCAGCGCAGCTATCTGGCGACCCTGACCACGGCGCTGCGGCGCCCGGTCCTCACGCTCGGCGCGGCGGTGCTCGTGTTCGTCGGCACCCTCGCCCTGGTGCCGCGGCTGGAGACCAACTTCCTCGGCGACGCCGGCCAGGACACCCTCACGGTGACCGAGACGTTCGCGCCGGGCACGTCGCTCGCGGCGCAGGACGCGGCGGCCCAGCAGGTCGAGGAGGCGCTCATGGGCGTCGAGGGCGTGACGACCGTGCAGACCACGGTCGGGTCCTCCGGGGGTATCGAGTCCGTCCTCGGCGGCTCGGGTACGCCGCGGGCCTCGTTCGCCCTCACGCTCGACGGCGACGTGGACCCGGAGGTCGTGCAGGAGGACGTGCGCGCCGCGGCCCGGGACCTGGGGCAGACCGCCGGTGAGGTGACCGTCGCCGGCGCCGGAGCCGCGTTCGGCAGCTCGACCGTCGACGTCATCGTGCGTTCCGACGACCCCGACCAGCTGGGCGAGCTCGCTCAGCGGGTGCAGGAGATGGTCGAGGAGGTCGACGGCGTCTCCGACGTGACGAACAACCTCGCGGCGGCCCAGCCCACCGTGCAGGTGGTCGTCGACCGCGCGGCCGCGGCGGCGGCCGGGCTCACCGAGACGCAGGTGGCCGGCACGGTCGCCGCCTTGATGAGCCCGCAGCCGATCGGCACCGTGGACCTCGGTGACGGTCCGCTCGACGTGACCATCGAGGGCATCCCGGGCCCGACCACGCTCGACGACCTGCGCGCGGTGGTGCTGCCGACGGCGACCGGCATGGTCCCGCTCACGCAGGTGGCCAGCATCGACGAGGTCGACGTTCCCACGTCGGTCACCCGCGTGGACGGCGACCGGTCGGCGACCGTCTCGGCGACCCCGACCGGCCAGGACCTGGGCGCCGTGACCACGGCGCTGCAGGCGCAGATCGACGAGCTCGACGTGCCGGCGGGCGCGAGCGTGGCGATCGGCGGCATCGCCACGGAGCAGGAGGACGCGTTCGCCGACCTGGGCCTCGCGCTGCTGATCGCGATCGCGATCGTCTACCTGGTCATGGTGGCCACGTTCCGCTCGCTCCTGCAGCCGGTGATCCTGCTGGTCTCGGTGCCGTTCGCCGCGACCGGCGCGCTGCTCGCGCTGCTGCTCACGGGCACCCCGCTCGGTGTCCCGGCGCTGATCGGCGTGCTCATGCTGATCGGCATCGTGGTCACCAACGCGATCGTGCTCATCGACCTGGTCAACCAGTACCGCGCGGCGGGCCGGCCGCTGGCCGAGGCCGTGCTGGAGGGAGCACGCAAGCGTCTGCGGCCGATCCTGATGACCGCGGCGGCGACGATCTTCGCGCTCACGCCCATGGCGTTCGGGCTGACGGGCGGCGGCGTCTTCATCTCCAAGCCGCTGGCCATCGTCGTCATCGGCGGCCTGGTCAGCTCCACGCTGCTGACCCTCGTGCTCGTGCCGGTGCTCTACACGCTGGCGGAGAAGGCCAAGGAGCGCGGCGCCCGCAGGCGGGACGCCAGGCGCGCCTGA